In Cupriavidus basilensis, one genomic interval encodes:
- a CDS encoding ABC transporter ATP-binding protein, with product MTVGTTSLRTGAALPPDLPGEPAAQPFVEFNRVWLAYNDELARQGEFAIEDISLQVEPGEFIAIVGPSGCGKSTFMKLATGLKPATRGVVKIAGEKVAGPLKMVGMAFQAPTLLPWRTTLQNVMLPLEIVEPYRSTLRQKRDEYTARARELLRTVGLAGYEDKYPWQLSGGMQQRASICRALIHEPRMLLLDEPFGALDAFTREELWCVLRDLWQAQRFNVILVTHDLREAVFLADTVYVMSQRPGRILTRKEIDLPRPRDLDLTYTEPFADLVHSLREKIGHVRQH from the coding sequence ATGACGGTGGGCACTACCTCACTGCGCACAGGGGCAGCGCTCCCTCCTGACCTGCCGGGCGAGCCGGCGGCGCAACCCTTCGTCGAGTTCAACCGGGTCTGGCTCGCCTATAACGACGAGCTCGCCCGCCAGGGTGAGTTCGCCATCGAGGACATCTCGCTGCAGGTCGAGCCGGGCGAGTTCATCGCCATCGTCGGGCCATCCGGCTGCGGCAAGTCCACCTTCATGAAGCTGGCGACCGGGCTCAAGCCGGCCACGCGCGGCGTGGTCAAGATCGCCGGCGAGAAGGTCGCTGGCCCGCTCAAGATGGTTGGCATGGCCTTCCAGGCGCCGACGCTGCTGCCCTGGCGCACCACGTTGCAGAACGTCATGTTGCCACTGGAGATCGTCGAGCCCTACCGCTCCACGCTGCGCCAGAAGCGGGATGAGTACACGGCGCGCGCACGCGAGCTGCTGCGCACCGTGGGCCTGGCCGGCTACGAGGACAAGTACCCGTGGCAGCTCTCCGGCGGCATGCAGCAGCGTGCCTCGATCTGCCGCGCGCTGATCCACGAGCCGCGCATGCTGCTGCTCGACGAGCCCTTCGGCGCGCTCGATGCCTTTACCCGCGAGGAGCTGTGGTGCGTGCTGCGCGACCTGTGGCAGGCCCAGCGCTTCAACGTGATCCTGGTCACCCACGACCTGCGCGAGGCCGTGTTCCTGGCCGACACCGTCTACGTGATGAGCCAGCGCCCGGGGCGCATCCTCACGCGCAAGGAGATCGACCTGCCGCGTCCGCGCGACCTCGACCTGACCTATACCGAACCCTTTGCCGACCTCGTGCATTCGCTGCGCGAGAAGATCGGCCACGTACGGCAGCACTGA
- a CDS encoding acyl-CoA thioesterase — protein MNQPNVLPCLPPGKNPALRVVPMPADANVHGDVFGGWIMAQVDIAGSIPAVERAQGRVATVAVNSFLFKHPVFVGDLVSFYADIEKTGRTSITVSVEVYAQRMRHSNEIVKVTEATLTYVATDDTRQPRVLPAI, from the coding sequence ATGAATCAACCCAACGTCCTCCCCTGCCTGCCCCCTGGCAAGAATCCCGCACTGCGCGTGGTCCCCATGCCGGCGGATGCCAATGTGCATGGCGACGTCTTCGGAGGCTGGATCATGGCCCAGGTGGACATCGCCGGATCGATTCCGGCGGTAGAGCGCGCCCAAGGCCGCGTGGCCACCGTGGCGGTGAACTCCTTCCTGTTCAAGCATCCGGTCTTTGTCGGCGACCTGGTGAGTTTCTACGCCGATATCGAGAAGACGGGCCGCACCTCGATCACCGTATCGGTGGAGGTCTATGCACAACGCATGCGCCACAGCAACGAGATCGTCAAGGTAACCGAAGCCACCCTGACCTATGTGGCGACGGACGACACAAGGCAACCGCGGGTGTTGCCAGCGATATAA
- a CDS encoding Fe2+-dependent dioxygenase — MMIHIPGVLTPEQVRESVSLLAQANWADGKATAGFQSSLAKDNLQLPHDSPQGKHIAAMVEQALRRHPLFFSAALPARIYPKMFNAYAGGQSFGTHVDNAIRYLPDGSDCIRTDISATLFLCGPDDYDGGELIVEDTYGTHSVKLPAGDMILYPASSLHRVSPVTRGTRLCAFFWIQSLLRDARQRGLLFDLDTAIQEIGHALGHGHATVVRLTGVYHNLLREWATP; from the coding sequence ATGATGATTCACATACCCGGCGTTCTGACGCCGGAACAGGTGCGGGAAAGCGTAAGCCTGCTGGCGCAGGCCAACTGGGCCGACGGCAAGGCGACCGCAGGATTCCAGTCCTCCCTCGCCAAGGACAATCTGCAATTGCCGCACGACTCGCCGCAGGGCAAGCACATCGCCGCGATGGTCGAGCAGGCCTTGCGGCGCCATCCCCTGTTCTTCTCGGCGGCGCTGCCGGCCAGGATCTACCCCAAGATGTTCAACGCCTATGCGGGCGGACAATCCTTCGGCACGCATGTGGACAATGCCATCCGCTACCTTCCGGACGGCTCGGACTGTATCCGCACGGACATCTCGGCCACACTCTTCCTGTGCGGTCCCGACGACTACGACGGCGGCGAACTGATCGTCGAAGATACCTATGGGACGCACTCGGTCAAGCTTCCCGCCGGCGACATGATCCTGTATCCGGCTTCCAGCCTGCACCGTGTCAGCCCGGTGACCCGCGGCACGCGGCTATGCGCGTTCTTCTGGATCCAGAGCCTGCTGCGGGACGCTCGCCAGCGCGGCCTCCTGTTCGACCTGGACACCGCCATCCAGGAAATCGGGCATGCACTTGGCCATGGACATGCCACCGTGGTGCGCCTCACCGGCGTCTACCACAATCTGCTGCGCGAATGGGCGACGCCCTAA
- a CDS encoding ABCB family ABC transporter ATP-binding protein/permease, producing MRRYSTSAEPSPAQPSSLFGKSNVPRSDWQTVRNLLPYVWHYKWRVILALVCLVAAKVANLGVPVLMKKLVDNMNVPAGSASALLVVPVGLIVAYGILRLSGTLFTELREILFSKVTQSAVREIALQVFRHLHALSLRFHLDRQTGGMSRDIERGTRGIQSLISYSLYSILPTLVEMGLVMGFFILHYDIWFAAITGCALLSYIVFTIVVTEWRTHFRRKMNELDSRANQKAIDSLLNFETVKYFGNEEYEAGRYDENLRKYRTAAIRSQNSLSFLNFGQQAIIATGLILILWRATVGVAAGKLTLGDLVLVNTLMIQLYIPLNFLGVIYREIKQATTDMDRMFVLLGTNREVADAPDAAALRVQGAAVRFNHVGFGYESNRVILDDVDFAIAAGTTTAVVGHSGSGKSTLARLLFRFYDVSSGGIEIDGQDIRTITQDSLRRAIGIVPQDTVLFNDSIYYNIAYGRPDASRDEVIEAARAAQIDGFIRELPQGYDTPVGERGLKLSGGEKQRVAIARTLLKNPPILVFDEATSALDSRTEQAIQAELMRLAQNRTTLLIAHRLSTVVHADQILVMDRGRIIERGTHAELMRLDGRYAEMWHIQARSAAQSEAPVEDAALAIEAGDATQDA from the coding sequence ATGCGACGCTACTCTACGTCGGCCGAGCCGTCCCCCGCCCAGCCTTCCTCCCTCTTCGGCAAATCCAACGTTCCCCGCAGCGATTGGCAGACCGTGCGCAACCTGTTGCCCTATGTCTGGCATTACAAGTGGCGAGTGATCCTGGCGCTGGTGTGCCTGGTGGCGGCCAAGGTGGCCAACCTGGGCGTGCCGGTCCTGATGAAGAAGCTGGTGGACAACATGAATGTTCCCGCCGGCAGCGCGAGCGCGCTGCTGGTGGTGCCGGTGGGGCTGATCGTCGCCTACGGGATACTGCGCTTGTCCGGCACGCTGTTTACCGAGTTGCGCGAGATCCTGTTCTCCAAGGTCACGCAGAGCGCGGTGCGCGAGATCGCGCTGCAGGTGTTTCGCCACCTCCACGCGCTGTCGCTGCGCTTTCACCTGGACCGCCAGACCGGCGGCATGAGCCGCGATATCGAGCGTGGCACGCGCGGCATCCAGTCGCTGATCTCCTACTCGCTCTACAGCATCCTGCCGACCCTGGTCGAGATGGGGCTGGTGATGGGCTTCTTCATCCTGCACTACGACATCTGGTTCGCCGCCATCACGGGCTGCGCGCTGCTGAGCTACATCGTGTTCACCATCGTGGTGACCGAGTGGCGCACGCACTTCCGGCGCAAGATGAACGAGCTGGATTCGCGCGCCAACCAGAAGGCGATCGATTCCCTGCTCAACTTCGAGACCGTCAAGTACTTCGGCAACGAGGAGTACGAGGCCGGCCGCTATGACGAGAACCTGCGCAAGTACCGCACCGCGGCGATCCGCTCGCAAAATTCACTGTCGTTCCTCAATTTCGGCCAGCAGGCCATCATCGCCACCGGCCTGATCCTGATCCTGTGGCGCGCCACCGTGGGCGTGGCGGCGGGCAAGCTCACGCTGGGCGACCTGGTGCTGGTCAACACGCTGATGATCCAGCTGTACATTCCGCTGAACTTCCTCGGCGTGATCTATCGCGAGATCAAGCAGGCCACCACTGACATGGACCGCATGTTCGTGCTGCTGGGCACCAACCGCGAGGTCGCCGACGCGCCGGACGCCGCGGCCCTGCGCGTGCAGGGCGCGGCGGTGCGTTTCAACCATGTCGGCTTTGGCTACGAGAGCAACCGCGTGATCCTGGACGACGTGGACTTCGCCATCGCCGCCGGTACCACTACCGCAGTGGTAGGCCACAGCGGTTCGGGCAAGTCCACGCTGGCGCGGCTCTTGTTCCGCTTCTATGACGTGAGCAGCGGCGGCATCGAGATCGACGGCCAGGATATCCGCACGATCACGCAGGACAGCCTGCGCCGCGCCATCGGCATCGTGCCGCAGGACACTGTGCTGTTCAACGACAGCATCTACTACAACATCGCCTATGGCCGCCCCGACGCCAGCCGCGACGAAGTCATCGAGGCCGCGCGCGCGGCCCAGATCGACGGCTTTATCCGCGAGCTGCCGCAGGGCTACGACACGCCGGTGGGCGAGCGCGGCCTCAAGCTGTCGGGCGGGGAGAAGCAGCGCGTCGCCATTGCCCGCACGCTGCTGAAGAACCCGCCGATCCTGGTCTTCGATGAAGCCACCTCGGCGCTGGACTCCCGTACCGAGCAGGCCATCCAGGCCGAGCTGATGCGGCTGGCGCAGAACCGCACCACGCTGCTGATCGCGCACCGGCTCTCGACGGTGGTGCATGCCGACCAGATCCTGGTGATGGACCGCGGCCGCATCATCGAGCGCGGCACCCATGCCGAACTGATGCGGCTCGACGGCCGCTACGCCGAGATGTGGCACATCCAGGCGCGCAGCGCGGCACAGAGCGAGGCCCCCGTGGAAGATGCCGCGCTGGCCATCGAAGCTGGCGACGCAACCCAGGACGCCTGA
- a CDS encoding ABC transporter permease, whose amino-acid sequence MSTFSSSMSAAQQRRVQRVAPWLLLGTFLLLWQGACLVFNVSDFILPSPSAIVTSLFEYWDVIAGHAWRTFWTTMVGFGLAIIVGVVLGLLMGSSKLAYAAGYPLMTAFNALPKAAFVPILVVWFGLGAGPAILTAFLISFFPIMVNIATGLATLEPELEDVLRVLGAKRTDVLLKVGLPRSMPYFFASLKVAITLAFVGTTVSEMSAANEGIGYLLVSAGSAMKMPLAFAGLVVIAVMAMVMYEFFAVVERRMTGWAHRG is encoded by the coding sequence ATGAGCACTTTTTCTTCCTCGATGAGCGCGGCTCAGCAACGCCGTGTGCAGCGCGTGGCGCCGTGGCTGTTGCTGGGCACGTTCCTGCTGCTGTGGCAGGGCGCGTGCCTTGTGTTCAATGTGTCGGACTTCATCCTGCCCAGCCCCAGTGCGATCGTCACGTCGCTGTTCGAATACTGGGATGTGATTGCCGGCCACGCCTGGCGTACCTTCTGGACCACCATGGTCGGCTTTGGCCTCGCCATCATCGTGGGCGTGGTGCTGGGTTTGCTGATGGGCTCGTCCAAGCTGGCGTACGCCGCCGGGTATCCGCTGATGACGGCGTTCAATGCGTTGCCGAAGGCAGCCTTCGTGCCGATCCTGGTGGTGTGGTTCGGCCTGGGCGCCGGCCCGGCGATCCTGACCGCCTTCCTGATCTCGTTCTTCCCGATCATGGTCAATATCGCTACGGGGCTGGCTACGCTGGAGCCCGAACTGGAGGATGTCCTGCGCGTACTTGGTGCAAAGCGCACCGATGTGTTGCTCAAGGTCGGGCTGCCGCGGTCGATGCCTTACTTCTTTGCATCGCTCAAGGTGGCGATCACGCTGGCTTTCGTCGGCACTACCGTGTCCGAGATGAGTGCCGCCAATGAAGGCATCGGCTATCTGCTGGTGTCCGCCGGATCGGCGATGAAGATGCCGCTGGCGTTTGCCGGGCTGGTGGTGATTGCCGTAATGGCGATGGTGATGTATGAGTTTTTTGCGGTGGTGGAGAGGCGGATGACGGGGTGGGCGCATCGGGGGTGA
- a CDS encoding enoyl-CoA hydratase has translation MSILTTIEQGILTLEFDRLDKKNAITAAMYQAMADALRAADADPAVRVIVIRGKPEVFTAGNDLEDFMQRPPTAGEGDQPAPVFQFLQQISQASKPLVAAVSGPAVGVGTTMLLHCDLVYVSETAKLSLPFVQLGLCPEAASSMLLPRLLGHQRAAEKLMLGEPFSAQEALQIGLATRVLPVAELNEFVHQQARKLAALPASSLRETKRLMKGGDKAAVQAKMAEEGEVFRRMLQAPEAKEAFKAFFEKRRPDFSRFS, from the coding sequence ATGAGCATCCTGACCACCATCGAGCAAGGCATCCTGACCCTTGAGTTCGATCGCCTCGACAAGAAGAACGCCATCACGGCGGCGATGTACCAGGCCATGGCCGATGCGCTGCGCGCGGCCGATGCCGACCCTGCCGTGCGCGTGATCGTGATCCGCGGCAAGCCGGAAGTGTTCACCGCGGGCAATGACCTGGAAGACTTCATGCAGCGTCCGCCGACCGCGGGCGAGGGTGACCAGCCGGCGCCGGTATTCCAGTTCCTGCAGCAGATCAGCCAGGCCAGCAAGCCGCTGGTGGCTGCGGTAAGCGGCCCGGCGGTGGGCGTGGGCACCACCATGCTGCTGCATTGCGACCTGGTCTATGTCTCCGAGACGGCCAAGCTGTCGCTGCCGTTCGTGCAACTGGGCCTGTGCCCGGAGGCGGCATCGAGCATGCTGTTGCCGCGCCTGCTGGGCCACCAGCGCGCTGCCGAGAAACTGATGCTGGGTGAGCCGTTCAGCGCGCAGGAAGCGCTACAGATTGGCCTGGCCACGCGCGTGCTGCCGGTGGCGGAGCTCAACGAGTTCGTGCACCAGCAGGCGCGCAAGCTAGCCGCGCTGCCGGCCTCGTCGCTGAGGGAAACCAAGCGCCTGATGAAGGGCGGCGACAAGGCGGCCGTGCAGGCAAAGATGGCGGAGGAGGGCGAAGTGTTCCGGCGCATGCTGCAGGCGCCGGAAGCCAAGGAGGCGTTCAAGGCGTTCTTCGAGAAGCGCCGCCCGGACTTCTCGCGCTTCAGTTGA
- a CDS encoding TonB-dependent receptor: MRSYIRSAALPPRRPLASVVLAAACTTPVLADDLQRQGKPIELAPVTVTGTQAPSAKVEASGSAKYAAPLLDTPQTITVVPQHVLEEQSALSLRQALSNVSGITFNAGEGGGGSGDSINIRGFSANANMQIDGLRDSGQNNRSDLFNLEAVEVIKGPNSVFGGAGTTGGSINMISKQPKADRFTHVGGGLGTASFHRLTLDTNQPLPWDGPAAVVRLNLMAHENNVPGREVLERRRWGIAPSITFGMQSPTRLTLSYFHQSDDNLPDYGVPALNGQPLAGVSRHGYFGWRNVDRENITTDAATVRFEHEFNDSLKLQNLTRYAHLHRDTVISASHVKQAGLPPGRYLPAGPQGYGRDAATELWINQTNLTSRFATLGLGHTLVSGFEISRETYDRTTYSYNLANYYPANGFDLSSPPGYWSAPTDRLDSARNKTWLDVKALYALDTIALDKHWDLNLGLRYDWIDGSAESTPLGKATDRADSTTNQLSSRAGLVFKPTDNGRIYFAYGTSFNPSAEFLVSTGSGVNKATGGLAPEKNKTYELGSKWEFSERRLGLNAALFQVDKDNTRERLSDGSYALAGEQRVRGVELGAAGKVTPNWDVFANYTYLNSKTHKSLSLPEREGKALANTPAHSFSLWTTYQLPAGWTLGYGARFIGRRNVTSVGDGTLGAYLVHNAMLGYAPNKSLKFQLNIDNLFNKAYVERVRQTLGSASRSSAIEYGDGRFAVLSVVYAF; encoded by the coding sequence ATGCGTTCGTACATCAGGTCTGCCGCGCTGCCGCCACGGCGCCCTCTCGCTTCCGTCGTCCTGGCCGCGGCCTGCACCACACCAGTCCTGGCAGACGATCTGCAACGGCAAGGCAAACCCATCGAACTGGCGCCAGTCACGGTCACGGGAACGCAAGCACCCAGCGCCAAGGTTGAAGCCTCCGGCTCGGCCAAATACGCGGCACCGCTGCTCGATACGCCCCAGACCATCACGGTGGTGCCGCAGCACGTGCTGGAGGAGCAGAGCGCCCTGAGCTTGCGGCAAGCGCTTTCCAACGTTTCGGGCATCACCTTCAACGCCGGCGAGGGCGGCGGCGGCTCCGGCGACAGCATCAATATCCGCGGCTTCAGCGCCAACGCGAACATGCAGATCGACGGTTTGCGCGACAGCGGGCAGAACAACCGTTCCGACCTCTTCAACCTCGAAGCGGTCGAGGTGATCAAGGGGCCCAATTCGGTCTTCGGCGGCGCCGGTACCACCGGCGGCAGCATCAACATGATCAGCAAGCAACCCAAGGCGGACAGGTTCACGCACGTCGGCGGCGGGCTCGGCACGGCCAGCTTCCACCGCCTGACCCTGGATACCAACCAGCCGCTGCCGTGGGACGGGCCCGCAGCAGTCGTCCGCCTGAACCTGATGGCGCACGAAAACAACGTGCCGGGGCGCGAAGTCCTCGAACGCCGCCGCTGGGGCATCGCGCCGTCGATCACCTTCGGCATGCAATCGCCGACACGCCTCACGCTGAGCTATTTCCACCAGAGCGACGACAACCTGCCCGACTACGGCGTGCCGGCGCTGAACGGCCAGCCGCTCGCGGGCGTCAGCCGCCACGGCTACTTCGGCTGGCGCAACGTGGACCGGGAGAACATCACCACCGACGCAGCCACCGTCAGGTTCGAACACGAATTCAACGACAGCCTCAAGCTGCAGAACCTGACCCGCTATGCGCACCTGCACCGCGACACCGTGATCTCGGCCTCGCACGTGAAGCAGGCAGGGCTGCCGCCGGGCCGCTACCTGCCGGCAGGACCCCAGGGCTATGGCCGCGACGCGGCCACCGAGCTGTGGATCAACCAGACCAACCTGACCAGCCGCTTCGCCACCCTGGGACTGGGGCACACCCTGGTCAGTGGCTTCGAGATCTCGCGCGAGACTTACGACCGGACCACCTATTCCTACAATCTCGCCAATTACTATCCCGCCAACGGATTCGATCTCTCCAGCCCGCCCGGCTACTGGAGCGCGCCCACCGACCGGCTCGACAGCGCGCGCAACAAGACGTGGCTGGACGTCAAGGCGCTGTACGCGCTTGACACCATCGCCCTGGACAAGCACTGGGACCTGAACCTCGGTCTGCGCTACGACTGGATCGATGGCAGTGCCGAGAGCACGCCGCTGGGCAAGGCGACCGACCGCGCGGACAGCACCACCAACCAGCTCAGCAGCCGGGCGGGCCTGGTGTTCAAACCCACGGACAATGGCAGGATCTATTTCGCCTACGGCACCTCCTTCAACCCGTCCGCCGAGTTCCTGGTCAGTACCGGCTCGGGCGTGAACAAGGCCACGGGGGGACTGGCGCCCGAGAAAAACAAAACCTATGAGCTCGGCAGCAAATGGGAGTTCAGCGAGCGGCGCCTGGGGCTGAACGCGGCGCTGTTCCAGGTCGACAAGGACAACACGCGCGAACGCCTCTCCGATGGCAGCTATGCGCTGGCCGGCGAGCAGCGCGTGCGCGGCGTCGAGCTGGGCGCGGCTGGCAAGGTGACGCCGAACTGGGACGTTTTCGCCAACTACACTTACCTGAACAGCAAGACACACAAGTCACTGTCGCTGCCCGAGCGCGAAGGCAAGGCGCTGGCCAACACACCGGCGCACTCCTTCAGCCTGTGGACCACCTACCAGTTGCCGGCAGGCTGGACGCTGGGCTACGGCGCGCGCTTTATCGGCAGGCGCAATGTGACATCGGTGGGAGACGGCACGCTTGGTGCCTACCTGGTGCACAACGCCATGCTCGGCTATGCACCGAACAAGAGTCTCAAGTTCCAGCTCAACATCGACAACCTGTTCAACAAGGCCTATGTGGAACGGGTGCGCCAGACGCTTGGCAGCGCATCGCGCTCGTCCGCGATCGAATATGGCGATGGCCGGTTCGCGGTGCTGTCGGTCGTCTACGCCTTCTAA
- a CDS encoding ABC transporter substrate-binding protein, translating to MPLFRAATPFEATAAHAGAEPAHAAFGAAASTARRRWLQLGMALGTALVLSTQFAGEAHAQTKVRFQLDWRFEGPSALFLLGEQKGYYKAEKLDVSIDAGNGSGNVVNRVASGTYDMGFADLASVMEFYGNNPDAKNKPVAVMMVYNNTPAAVLALKKSGIKTPHDLAGKKLGAPVFDAGRRAFPIFAKANGLQASSFNWQAMDPTLRETMLTRGDLDAITGFSFTSILNLNARGVKDEDIVVLPYPQYGVKLYGNAVIASEDFLKKNPEAVKAFLRAFAKSAKDVIAKPEEGIKAVKARDGIIDEKLETKRLKLALDSVVKSPDARAEGFGRVNKPRLSLMASQVADAFGTKGRINPDNLWTDAYLPSAAELDVLR from the coding sequence ATGCCGCTATTCCGTGCCGCCACCCCGTTCGAGGCCACTGCCGCTCACGCCGGCGCCGAGCCCGCCCACGCCGCGTTTGGCGCTGCCGCATCCACCGCGCGCCGCCGCTGGCTGCAGCTTGGCATGGCGCTGGGCACCGCCCTGGTGCTGTCGACACAATTTGCCGGCGAGGCACACGCCCAGACCAAGGTCCGCTTCCAGCTCGACTGGCGCTTCGAAGGCCCGTCGGCGCTGTTCCTGCTGGGCGAGCAGAAGGGCTACTACAAGGCCGAGAAGCTCGATGTGTCGATCGACGCCGGCAACGGATCGGGCAACGTGGTCAACCGCGTGGCCTCCGGCACCTACGACATGGGCTTTGCCGACCTGGCCTCGGTGATGGAGTTCTACGGCAACAACCCGGATGCCAAGAACAAGCCGGTGGCCGTGATGATGGTCTACAACAACACCCCCGCCGCCGTGCTCGCGCTGAAGAAGTCCGGCATCAAGACCCCGCACGACCTGGCCGGCAAGAAGCTCGGCGCACCGGTATTCGACGCCGGCCGCCGCGCCTTCCCGATCTTCGCCAAGGCCAACGGCCTGCAGGCATCGAGCTTCAACTGGCAGGCGATGGACCCGACCCTGCGCGAGACCATGCTCACGCGCGGCGACCTCGACGCCATCACGGGCTTCTCCTTCACCTCCATCCTCAACCTGAATGCGCGCGGCGTGAAGGATGAGGACATCGTGGTGCTGCCTTACCCGCAATACGGCGTGAAGCTGTACGGCAACGCCGTGATCGCCTCGGAAGACTTCCTCAAGAAGAACCCGGAGGCGGTCAAGGCCTTCCTGCGTGCCTTCGCCAAATCGGCCAAGGACGTGATCGCCAAGCCGGAAGAGGGCATCAAGGCGGTCAAGGCGCGCGACGGCATCATCGACGAGAAGCTCGAGACCAAGCGCCTGAAGTTGGCGCTGGACAGCGTGGTCAAATCGCCCGACGCGCGCGCCGAGGGCTTTGGCCGCGTCAACAAGCCGCGCCTGTCGCTGATGGCTTCGCAAGTGGCTGACGCCTTCGGCACCAAGGGCCGCATCAACCCCGACAACCTGTGGACCGACGCCTACCTGCCGTCCGCAGCCGAACTGGATGTGCTGCGATGA